The Kwoniella newhampshirensis strain CBS 13917 chromosome 2, whole genome shotgun sequence DNA segment CAAGACATGGTAGTACGAGATGACTTACCTTGTCCCTAAACGTCTTGAGAGTCAGTCGTGTCACACCCAGAAGGTTGGGTGTCGATAAACTGTATCCCCGTCAATACGAAACAGAGAATGAAGAGGCAACGAGACAAGTGAAAGAATGATATCTGAAACGATGAAAGCTGGGAGCTCGTAGTGACACTATGCTTCTTTCTCGGCAAAAACAAACACGTTTCACTCGTTCCTCGATCATTCCGACACTAAGTGACAACATACTGTTGACAACACTTGATCGGTCGAGCCGCTCACCGTCGGTCATCGGTCATCGATCTTGGATCTTGACCGTATGCATGCCTGCGCGGATCGTACTTGGGATCTTTGAAACAGTTGTGTGGCCGGGAGACCCGATCATGAGCTTAATGTCAACCATGGTCGCAGCAGTAAAGCCAATAGCAAAGCGTGGTTGTTGAAACTGCTTTCGATCGCACCTatcgtcgacctcggcAAAATCACTCACGCACAGGCTATTGAATGTCACATGTACTCGTGTTGTTCTGTGGCATGTGGCACCCAGGTCTCAGATTGCTGTTTCACCCTTTTGCTTGATATACCatgccttcttcgccttttTCGAAGACCagactcttcttcttggaaCTACATTATTTTCAATGCATGAATGGAAGGTCAGAATTGATCGGGCATATCGGTCTGTACGGCATACGACACGCATGCTGTTTTCTaaccctcttcttctacctTGGATCTGACGAGAACACACCACCTCATTGACATCGCTCCGAAGCTTCCGTCATGTCCCCGCCTCCATCAAGACTGCCGGTGCCGTTGTCCATCTTGAGATCAGACGCTCCTTCACCTCAGAATTCAACACGAAGTCGGCCCCTTCAACCTGAAATCTCCGCAGACAACGAATGCGATTTGTGCACCCAGTTGAGTGTGAGGTGCGACAGGAGTCTTCCGCGGTAAGACGATTCAGTACTCTTGTTAATCTCACAGTGTATGTTCTGACAGTGAGAGGCGCGTGTGTCAGCTGTCATCGATGCATGTTCTATGGGAAGATCTGCTGTTATAGTgtagagaagaaggagccGTTAAAGTGAGTTGACATAAGTCTGCTTGGGTTCGCCGGGTGTGACTTCGGTCACACATCAGTTCTACTGTATCTCACTTCTTGGCCTCACAATAGGGACGCAGAAGATATAACGTGGTATCGTACCGGATCAGCACCGGAGATTGTCACTAAGCCAACAATCGGCAAGAGGAAGCAACCTACGCCCAGCCGCGTTTGTATGGAGTGTTCCAATTCCTCAGAGATGTGCGATGGTGCTTCGCCCAGGTACAGTATATATAAAGATATGCTACTCCCcgtgagatgatgattgcTGACCGTGTCCTATTTCATTCATGTAGTTGCCAAAGATGCACAGACACGCTCTCCATGTGTCTGTACGATTGGGATAATTCGTGCAGACTCCTTCGTCCGCCTGTCCCTCGGATTTCCGATCCAGaattcccttctcctgttGAGTACAGTGTGTCGAAGATTGCGACTACGACGACCTGGCCAGACGACCTTGAATCGAAGGAAAATGGGAGATTCCACAAGAGGCAGCGGGGGAGTCAATCGGTTGCCTCGGCATCAGACGGATCATGCGGGGCTCTCGAGTTTTGTCATCCGTTATCTCCTTGGCCTACCGTAAGGGATGGTTCGGGTCCCCAGAGGGGATATTACCAGACTAAGGTATCTGATCAACCTGGAGATACGCGAACGGAGCATCGGGAGATGAGCTTAGTCGACCATCCTGAAAGAACACCGCATACGTCGCCCTTTTCCTGGCAAGACGATTCAGAGAAACAGGATCCTGGCAATTTCCGTTATACCCCTCTCTTGAAATGGCATGAATGGAATCGGCATGCTGACCGTCCCCAGGTCGGGgatccctttccttcttctgagAATCACAAGTCTCAACTTGACGTTTTCCTTCGGACCAACAACACGCTACACACTTCTTACCCATTAATACAAAGAAGTAGGGCTTCTACTACCGGGAGATTAGCCAGTTCACGTTCACGATCTAAGGAAGAACAACAGATACCTTGGGACAAGCTCACAGATGATGAGGCAATTCAGACTGAGTACGAGTCTAGCCAAGCTTTGAGTCAATACTTTCTCAAAGCATCAAATGGGGGTGTCGGACATTCCCAGCACCAATCACCCTCACCGCGAGTGGTCGAGCTAGGTAGTCCTCCCCATTCACCTCGAGAGCTCCTCGGGCCTCCCCCGGCGTCTcatgagaagagaggatcCTACGTTAAGGGTGGTACTGCCCGGAGTGGGATTGAAGAGTTTTTCGAAAGTGCATTAGATGATTATCTCTCTCGTTCCTCCCAGCCATATAGCGCAAATGTTCTACAACAAGCAGAGACTCTGGCTCAGCCCCCAACTAGAAGTGCACTCGTACAAACGGCTCCATCGAGCGAAGGCAAGAATCTGAGATCCTTCCGTGCAGGTCAATCGCAAGATGGACTCGGACCGGATGGCGCCAACACTACAACTGTTGGCACTTCACCAGGACTTGACTTCGATCAGGCTGCAGTGGATAAAGCTATGGCTCAGATTCAAGCAGGGGATATGTCTTCATGGTTTTTGTAAGGATTGCTTATGAGTAAGAGTTACTGTAGATTATTGGTCAGAATGACATACAAGGGAACTTTGTCACATGAGGGCGCGGGACAATTGTGAATTCTGGCGTGGCTACCGGACTTCTGGACTGCTGTAGATTGATAGGACCAGGATGGACTCGTGGATTTGCGACAGGCTGCTGCCCGACAGACACATAAACATGATGCATGAGACTGTATTGCTACTATGTGCTCATAACATGTACAGTAGACTGTATTCAACCCTACGCCTGTACATCATGAGCCATGCCATGGCTGCTCGCTGTTGTCTAAACCATTGTCCACCCATATTTCTCATTCCATCCTGTGGGCTCCTTCCTGCCCACCCAGAGAGTCTTTGTGATCTTCCCCCAATCCAACCTGTTCTCGTTTACCTTGGGAATTTTTGCTATGCATATCGTTGTGAGAACCTTGACATCCCACCGCCAGAGATGATCTCATGAGCCCACAAACAATGATGGTCTCGAATTGGTATTTCCTCAAGGTCTTCGATTTTCTTGGTTGAGCTATCGACCGGACCACTCAGATGGTAAGATTTACTCTCGGGTGGATCGCACGTTGGATGAGTGGATTGTTTTGCTTTGTTTCTAGCCCATCTCAGGACATCCTCTCGTCTGGGCAGAGAGATCGGGAGGACCTGTCGAGGATCCGCAAGTGCGTTTTCCTGGCATTAGAGCGTCAGCAATCTGACCTTTTATCGACGCACAGTGATCGTGCAGGCGAGGAGCGATGCTGACAAGTGGGCGACAAGTCGCATTTCACACTTTGTCAGCATGATGAGCGTTCCACGAAAGTTTGTCGCATCTCCTCTGGGAAACATCCACATTCTACAAGACAACATGGGGGGCAGGTCACCGGGCAAATCTGCCTTGAATCATGCGATCGCACGATCACCCAATATGGCACTGTTGTCGGTATGGTGGTCATTCACGAATGAGACGGTATAGGTGCTCATGAATTGGCCCATCGGGTCCAGGAGTCAGACCAGCTGTCCAAGCTGCTTTGGAGGCGTACACTCGACACTTTCGGTCCAAACGTCAGCTTATGACGcagaagggaagatggccacactcacctcataGATGATGCCTCGATCTCACGGAAGGGATCAACAGTGGATTATGGGGAACGATGCGGGCCGAGGTAATGGATTGAGCagatgatgggagagaagagagattgaggaaagagaaggagcaaAAGGGATGACCGAATAGGcgaaagagatgatgagctcgTCAGTCTTTCGTGCATGGTCCCTCTCGTCGTGTAtttctctctgtctctctctctctctctgtgtgtgtgtgtgtgtgtgtgtgcgTCTTTCTACGACGTCGTTACGCGACCATCCTTAGGAATGCTTCCCACATTGATCAATCAGATAATCATCGTTTCATCGCGTCTACAGTACGCAAACCATTATTCAAAGTAGACCCCTATCCCGCGCTTCTCTCAAAACTCTTCCTCTCGGCCCAGCTTGTCTCAACACGtctccccatcctcttctcctccggtcatcagcatcgtcatcagcatcaatatcccttctcgatctAGTCTCCTTAGCTTTCGTCGAGGTATCAATGGATTCCCAACTCCGCgagctcatcctcgatTCCGATCTTGAACCAAGGTCTCCTGATGACCGATACGGAGAATAGATACGTGATTTGTGTGATATGGCAGGTTGTCGAGCTAGCGACGTCTTGCTGGCAATTCGGGACTGGATGTCTTTGGAGCTCGTCGTTTGCGGCAGAGTCGCAAGTACCGCAAGCGCGTTGGATCGCACGTCAGCCATGCTGTACGAGATGGGAGTCGAACAAAGTCAGCTTGTGTCGGTGACCGGTTGACAATCAAGTGAATACACACCGTAATCTATAACCCGGAGGTGTCATCCCTTTCCCGAACGTGCGATTGACATGATTGGAGCACAGTAAAGCAAGCATGACGTTTATCAGATGAAAGGGAATGGTTCCGAAGGCAGCCGTCGAGAATTGGTGAAGCATATGCCGTTCATATCGCATCCACCTGGATTTGCAACCAGGTAGGGTCGTGCGAGGATAACACTTCTTAGAGTAAGTTGCGTCGTCTGTTCAAGCAAGATATCTATTTAGTGCCCATCGATAACCATAGTCCAGACTATATGATCGTGGAGAGTCTGGTTGAGAGTCATCAGGAACAAAAGACCGAGATAACTCACGACGAGGATTGAAATATCCACAACATCTCAACGAGTTCTGCACTCTTAGTctctccccatcatccAAAAATTGACTCCAAGCCTGATTAAGTTTCCTGTCCAGCTGCAATGCACCTCGTTTGTATGAAGTGTATCCAACTAAACACATTGATAGGAGTGTCGGccagagaaggagattgtAGAACGCCAGGATGGGCCGGGAATTGAGCAAGACGCCGGTCAGACCTATGAGAGAGGCGAAGATGCAAAGCAAGGAGGCGAGAGTAAGGACTGCGCCGAGGGTTCAAGTCAGCTTCGGAACATGGCAGTAGCACAAGTAGGCAGCATCTGGAAGCTCACAGATGACGATATCGGGATCGGTCACCATTGTCACTTCGCTGTTCAGATTGACTACACGTGAGCCGTGTTCTCTTATAAGGGAGCCTCACCTCTAAACATGATCAAAAACGCCCAAGTCAGCCCGGCCATGCCATAGCCAAAAACCTGTCGACACTCGTCAGCTGACACTGTATGAGACACGAATACATTGTTCACTCACCGAAAGTATCGATAATAGCAGAATCCACTTATATCCCGTCCATCGATCTTTCTTCCCCGTGTCCACCGCTCTCACGGGAGCAGGAGCGGGGAACTTGTCTGTCAGCTTTTCATTCACGCGAGCCTCTCCCACTTTGGGTAGAACgcctcccttcccctcaGCACCATAGGACTTCCAGAATGCCGTGGGATAGAATGGCACGGCCAGCGTTGAGGTTGTTGATCTTGCCGACGATGATGTGACGGTGGTCGATGCAGATGTGGATGACACAAACGACCTAGTTGAGAGGGTCGGTGACGCCGGTGCATCGAGCGAAGTTTGACTTTGTGAGAATGGATTGCTGAGAGATTTGAGACTTGACAGTACACTGTTTGGTCTGCCATCCCTCGGAGTCGTCGGCAGTGAAGATCCGCCCACACTCTCTTGACCTGTTGTTCTTTCttccgatgacgacgaaaaTATGCTCGGTGGACCGCTAGATCCCGATCCTGATCTGCGGATCTCGAGCGGTAACGGAGGGACTGGTCTCTCCCTCAAATCCCTTGGGATCAGATAGGCGTCCCTTGTCAGAGTCTCTCTGCTTCCAGAGTGATATGATCTCGGGTCGGTCCGATGTCTCTtgagagaagcgagagcTGCCGCCTGGTCGTAGTCCGAATGTCTTCGAGCTTCGTCATTCGATTTCGATCgagaagctggaggagCGTGTGCATGTCTGATAGCGTGGACTGGAATCGTGGAATCATCAGGGTGAGTTCttggatgggaagaagggacaAGACGGATGGTCGGGTTTGGATaacctcttctttccgAATCTCGTCGAGAAGCAAGCGGTGAAGGCTGATGATACCGCTCCAGCGGATCGTTGTATCCGGCTCCCAAACCTGCTCCGTTGGAACCATCTTGGAAGCCCCTGTTACCTGATACGTTGATGTACGGTGATAGGAGTGCGGGCGAGTATGGTACATCTGGCTGAAGTATCGGTGAGACGTTGGGATTGGGTGAACGTCGTCTCAAACCTGAGGAGTGATCTGCGGTCATTGCAAGCGATCAGACGGCAATCCTATTGCTAGAAGTTTGAGCGACTTGATTGATCACCTTTTGTCACGAAAGGGGACGTTGAGGACTGTAAATCAGTGGTCAGCAGCCGAGATGGTATGATGCACATCGCaaagggagaaggtcaGCCCAGCAGAATACAGATTTGGCCTGACCGCGGGTCAGCCAGCCTTCCTGCGACATGGCTGCTTGGCGGGCGATGTGCAGAATATCACAGCGAAGCACTTTCGTCTGTACAGGCATAAGCATCCAGTTGGCAATGTCAGGCATAGTCGTTGCGAGTGGACCAGACAGAATACAAGGTCAATCCACTATCATTACACCTGTCCGTCCATTAGCAAGGGAACGAGCGACGAATACGTAAGCCAAGTAGCACCGTGGAGTCTTCGCTTAAGTTGGGGTCCGTGAAGCAATTCGAATCTAGTAACTTGGCAGGAccacctttcttcttcgattcGTTCTTCATCTCACAGTAAGAGCTATCTTCACCATAATCAGATCCAGCACAACGATGCCCGCCCTCGAGAAAGTCTCTTCGAACAGAGTGTCCACCGGATATCTTACCAAATACAAattcccttcttcctccctctcccttccaacGCAATtcaacctcttcgtcccgtcttccgcttcctcttcttcccccgTACCCGTCTTGTTCTACCTCGCCGGACTCACATGTAATGAGGATACCGGCGCTCAGAAGGGTGGTTTCCTCAACAAGgcaggagaggaagggatcGCCGTCGTGTTCCCCGATACTAGTCCCAGAGGGGCCGGTGTGGAgggcgaagacgatgatTGGCAGCTTGGTACAGGAGCGGGATTCTATCTCAATGCTACGAGCGAAAAATGGAAGAAACATTATAACATGTATGATCTGATTGTGAAGGAGTTGCCGGAAGTATTGAAAGAGGCAAATCTGGGCTTGGTGAGCACACCATTCTATCCAGTTCCATTTATCCTGTTCTTCCAGACACCCGAATGACGGAAGGCGGGCTGATGTCTGTCATGCGATGTGTAGGACTTTTCAAAGGTGTCTATTATGGGTCACTCAATGGGAGGTAAGCTGGATCGTCAACTCTCTCGCGATCGTGATCCTCGCTGACTGTAAATTTAATTAGGCCACGGAGCTATGTCAATCTACCTCAAGAACCCAGGGCAGTACAAGTCTGCTTCGGCCTTTGCACCCGCCTGGTGAGTCTGACCGAATCTCGCCTTTACTCTTCCTGATCGTTCGCTGACATGTCGTTTGCAGCAACCCTTCCAAGACACCTTGGGGTATCAACGCCTTCACCAACTATCTCCACACTGTCACTCGTTCTTCACCGCCATCCGAATGGCTCCAGTACGATTCGACGCACTTGCTCCAGAACTTCGAAGCAGAAGCTCATCTCTTGGTGGACGTTGGGACCGAGGATGATTTCCTGAAGAAGGGTCAATTGGAGCCCAAGGCTTTAGAAAGTGTGGGTAAGGAAGGTGTAGAAGTGAGGTTGCAGGATGGTTTCGACCATAGTTACTACTTTGTAAGTCCCTTCTGCGTCTCTGTGTTCGGGTTGCAGCCCGTCTCTGACTGCCTGCCCACTGCTCAGATCTCGACTTTCGCACCCGAACACGTCGCATACCATGCCAAGTTCCTCAAGGCTTAGTCAAGCGAAAAAGTACGAAAGGAAATGAGATGCATGTGTCTGAAAGTGCTCGTTATTGAACCGGTCATCACGGAAAAGGGGCGGCGAAGTGTGTCAGACTTGACCCGGAAATGATTTCTGTAGCGTACTGACTTGCCAGCTCAATACCTTTAACCCTGTGACATAGTGTCTTGCCTATCTACCAGTTCATTCATTTTCTCGATATCAACATTTCCCTAACGAAACTCTGGTAGCCAATCCTTTTCCTTGTCCAAAAAAATACCTTGTGATTTCCGACACccgcttcttctcatcaaaTAAGAGGGACTTCGACCTTCAATCCATCCACCGAACTCTTCACgactcttccatccttgaTGATCGCCTTGACGTATTTCAGCGGTTTGTTGAAGATGGTAACGTCCTCAAGTGGGTTTGCGGTGAGGAGCAAGAGATCGGCGAATGCTCCTTCTTTGATGACTCCGAGTTTACCCTGCATCCCTAGGACTTTGGCTGCACAGACAGGAGGATAATCAGCGTCGAGACCAGTGAAGCCGTCGCGGGTGGGGCAGGGAGGCAATAGATATAGTTGTGAGCCGTGCCAGTAGCAAGCAGCAGAGAGATtcccaactcaccaccgTTGACCGTGGCTTGTTTCAAAATGACATCGGAGGGTAAGACCGTGGCTCTCAAGTCGAATTCACTCAATTGACAAGGCTGCATACTCAAGAAGCAGTCGGTGCCATAGGCGATGTTGACACCGAGTTCATGAGCTCGCTTGATCACCTTGTACCCGCCGTCGATGACTAACTTCAGCTTTTCGCGCGACGACGGGGGGATAATGGCGTTGTAGGGTGGGCGGGCAAGGAGCTATAAAATGGTTCGTGAGCCTAGTGATCCGCTAGCCAAAAGTGCCATGACCGCACGCTGGAAGTCCATGAAATGCCTCACCTCTTGTACGATCAACGTAGGGGTCAAGTGGACTCCC contains these protein-coding regions:
- a CDS encoding S-formylglutathione hydrolase produces the protein MPALEKVSSNRVSTGYLTKYKFPSSSLSLPTQFNLFVPSSASSSSPVPVLFYLAGLTCNEDTGAQKGGFLNKAGEEGIAVVFPDTSPRGAGVEGEDDDWQLGTGAGFYLNATSEKWKKHYNMYDLIVKELPEVLKEANLGLDFSKVSIMGHSMGGHGAMSIYLKNPGQYKSASAFAPACNPSKTPWGINAFTNYLHTVTRSSPPSEWLQYDSTHLLQNFEAEAHLLVDVGTEDDFLKKGQLEPKALESVGKEGVEVRLQDGFDHSYYFISTFAPEHVAYHAKFLKA